CCGACGGGTCGGGGAGGCCGACGATCCCGGTGTCGCGCAGCTCGAAGCAGCCCACCTCGTCGGCGGGACCGAAGCGGTTCTTCACCCCGCGCACCATGCGCAGCGTCGAGTGCTTGTCGCCCTCGAAGGACAGCACGACGTCGACCAGGTGCTCCAGCACGCGCGGACCAGCGATGTTGCCGTCCTTCGTGACATGTCCCACGAGGACGACCGGCAGCCCGCGGTCCTTCGCGAGCCCGGTGAGCGCCACGGTGACCGCGCGGGTCTGCGTGACGCCGCCCGGCGAGCCGTCCACGTCCGCCGTCGACATCGTCTGGATCGAGTCGACGACCAGCAGGTCGGGGCGCAGTTCGTCGATGTGGGCGACGATCGCGCCCAGGTCGGACTCGGCGGCCAGGTACAGCTCGTCGTGGACGGCCCCGGTGCGCTCGGCCCGCAGCCGGACCTGCCCCGCCGACTCCTCGCCCGTGACGTACAACACGCGCCCGGTCGCTCGCGCGGCCACCTCGAGCAGCAGTGTGGACTTCCCCACGCCGGGTTCACCGGCCAGCAGCACGACGGCGCCGGGGACGATGCCGCCGCCGAGGACCCGGTCCAGTTCGGACACCCCGGTGGACCGGGCGCGCGCGACGTCGAGGCCGACGTCGCCGATGCGGCGGGCGGGCGAGCTCGGGGCGCCCGCGGCGACCACCCGGGAGCGGGCGGGGGCGGCCGCGGCCGCGGTGATCTCCAGCGTGCCCCAGGCCTGGCAGGACGGGCAGCGCCCGACCCA
This sequence is a window from Pseudonocardia petroleophila. Protein-coding genes within it:
- the radA gene encoding DNA repair protein RadA produces the protein MTGRTRAPRSTYRCSDCGHQAAQWVGRCPSCQAWGTLEITAAAAAPARSRVVAAGAPSSPARRIGDVGLDVARARSTGVSELDRVLGGGIVPGAVVLLAGEPGVGKSTLLLEVAARATGRVLYVTGEESAGQVRLRAERTGAVHDELYLAAESDLGAIVAHIDELRPDLLVVDSIQTMSTADVDGSPGGVTQTRAVTVALTGLAKDRGLPVVLVGHVTKDGNIAGPRVLEHLVDVVLSFEGDKHSTLRMVRGVKNRFGPADEVGCFELRDTGIVGLPDPSGLFLARFGGPPVPGTAVTVVMDGRRPLPAELQALVTGKDIPSPRRAVSGLDNSRVAMLLAVLQKRANVRLHDAEVYAATVGGMRIVEPAADLAMALAIASARTDVALPSDLVVLGELGLAGEVRRVTGLDRRLAEAARLGFTHALVPPDPGTTPPGMRITEVRDIDSVVRTLR